The sequence below is a genomic window from Lolium perenne isolate Kyuss_39 chromosome 7, Kyuss_2.0, whole genome shotgun sequence.
GGGATGACCTATATCGGCTACTCCAACGTCTGCGCCGCCCTGGTGCGGAGCTGCCTCAAGGAGCCCTACAAGTCCGAGGTCGCCTCCCGCGAGAAGGTCCACTTCTCCCTCTCCAAGTGGTCCGACGAAAAGCAGGAGAAGCCCAGTAAGATCCCGATCCCGTCCATTCTCTTGCGTCCTCGATCCGATTTTAGTCTGTTTTCTAGAATACGTCTGGTTCGTGTTTGACCGGATGGATCCTAGGGTTCGTGGACTCGTCTTGTACTTTTGGATGTGGATCATGTCTAAGTTGATCTAAAGGATTGGATAGACCACTAGCGATTTGCATGTCTTGATTGATCTAATGGAGAGATTACAAGCGATCAGCGATGATGTTAGGTTCGCTTACCCGTAGTCATGTGCTCCTCCT
It includes:
- the LOC127301075 gene encoding ATP synthase subunit epsilon, mitochondrial codes for the protein MSATTAAVPFWRAAGMTYIGYSNVCAALVRSCLKEPYKSEVASREKVHFSLSKWSDEKQEKPTLRTDDE